A genomic region of Caulobacter vibrioides contains the following coding sequences:
- a CDS encoding L-serine ammonia-lyase — translation MTASVFDLFKLGVGPSSSHTMGPMTAAVLFIGRLRDAGKLAAVARVETRLYASLALTGKGHATDRAVILGLMGFVPADLDPDAGEAALLACQASQSLKLGDEVDIAFDAARDIVWLGHERLPQHPNGLTFAAYDKAGQALAERTYFSIGGGFVRDEAEMGRNVPPDEGPAIPFPFESAADLLERAEQAGLSIAEVMAANERARMSQGEMDAGLDRIFGAMEACIDRGMRQEGVLPGGLTVKRRARQIHQTIQGRMERQMSDPLAAMDFVNLWAMAVNEENAAGGRVVTAPTNGAAGLIPAVLRFFVRFYKGTPEQIRTFLLTAAAIGALYKRNASISGAEVGCQGEVGVACSMAAAGLAAALGGTNAQIENAAEIGMEHNLGLTCDPIGGLVQIPCIERNAMGAIKAIDAARLALLGDGQHSVSLDKVIATMKRTGEDMNEIYKETSMGGLAVGLSVNRVEC, via the coding sequence GCCGCCTGCGCGACGCCGGGAAGCTGGCCGCCGTCGCGCGGGTGGAGACGCGGCTCTATGCCTCCCTGGCCCTGACCGGGAAGGGGCACGCGACCGACCGCGCGGTGATCCTGGGGCTGATGGGCTTCGTGCCCGCGGACCTGGATCCCGACGCCGGCGAAGCGGCCCTGCTGGCGTGTCAGGCCAGCCAGTCGCTGAAGCTGGGCGATGAGGTCGATATCGCCTTCGACGCGGCGCGAGACATCGTCTGGCTGGGCCATGAGCGCCTGCCGCAACATCCGAACGGCTTGACCTTCGCCGCCTATGACAAAGCCGGTCAGGCTCTGGCCGAGCGCACCTATTTCTCGATCGGCGGCGGCTTTGTCCGTGACGAGGCCGAGATGGGCCGCAACGTCCCGCCCGACGAAGGTCCCGCCATCCCCTTTCCGTTCGAAAGCGCCGCCGACCTGCTGGAACGCGCCGAGCAGGCGGGCCTGTCGATCGCCGAGGTCATGGCCGCCAACGAGCGCGCGCGGATGAGCCAGGGCGAGATGGACGCCGGCCTCGACCGCATCTTCGGCGCCATGGAGGCCTGTATCGATCGCGGCATGCGCCAGGAGGGCGTCCTGCCGGGCGGCCTGACCGTCAAGCGCCGCGCCCGCCAGATCCATCAGACCATCCAGGGCCGGATGGAGCGCCAGATGAGTGATCCGCTGGCGGCGATGGACTTCGTCAACCTGTGGGCCATGGCGGTCAACGAAGAGAACGCCGCCGGCGGCCGCGTCGTCACCGCCCCCACCAACGGCGCGGCGGGGCTGATCCCGGCCGTGCTGCGGTTCTTCGTCCGGTTCTACAAGGGCACGCCCGAGCAGATCCGCACGTTCCTGCTCACTGCGGCCGCGATCGGCGCGCTCTACAAGCGCAACGCCTCGATCAGCGGCGCCGAGGTCGGCTGCCAAGGCGAGGTGGGCGTGGCCTGCTCCATGGCGGCGGCGGGCCTGGCGGCCGCGCTGGGCGGGACCAACGCCCAGATCGAGAACGCCGCCGAGATCGGCATGGAGCACAATCTGGGCCTCACCTGCGACCCGATCGGCGGCCTCGTGCAGATCCCCTGCATCGAACGCAACGCCATGGGCGCCATCAAGGCCATCGACGCCGCCCGCCTGGCCCTGCTGGGCGATGGCCAGCACTCCGTGTCGCTCGACAAAGTGATCGCCACCATGAAGCGCACCGGCGAGGACATGAACGAGATCTACAAGGAGACCTCGATGGGGGGTCTGGCGGTGGGTCTGTCGGTGAACCGGGTGGAGTGTTGA
- a CDS encoding DUF72 domain-containing protein, producing the protein MGKIRTGIGGWTFEPWRGTFYPDDLKQKDELKYAASKLTSLEINGTYYSTFKPNSWMKWRDETPDDFVFAVKASRFCTNRRVLSENNDSLEKFLSQGLEELGPKLGPINWQFMATKKFDPADFEGFLKLLPNEQKGVRLRHAMEVRSPTFACQQFYDLCAQYGVAIVYAVDDEAPEWPRIDQPTADFTYARLMCSREDEPTGMTSEELDGVVAQTRQWAERGDVFAYFIAGAKVRNPAAAMALIGKLEG; encoded by the coding sequence ATGGGCAAGATCCGAACCGGCATCGGCGGCTGGACGTTCGAGCCGTGGCGCGGGACGTTCTATCCCGATGATCTCAAGCAGAAGGACGAGCTGAAATACGCCGCGTCCAAGCTGACCAGCCTCGAGATCAACGGCACCTACTATTCGACCTTCAAGCCCAACAGCTGGATGAAGTGGCGCGACGAGACGCCGGACGACTTCGTGTTCGCGGTCAAGGCCAGCCGCTTCTGCACCAACCGCCGGGTGCTGTCGGAGAACAACGACTCGCTGGAGAAATTCCTGTCCCAGGGCCTGGAAGAGCTGGGCCCCAAGCTTGGCCCCATCAACTGGCAGTTCATGGCGACCAAGAAGTTCGATCCGGCGGATTTCGAGGGATTTCTGAAATTACTGCCAAACGAGCAGAAGGGTGTGCGCCTGCGCCATGCGATGGAGGTGCGCAGCCCGACCTTCGCCTGCCAGCAGTTCTACGACCTCTGCGCCCAGTACGGCGTGGCCATCGTCTACGCCGTCGACGACGAGGCGCCCGAATGGCCGCGCATCGACCAGCCGACCGCCGACTTCACCTATGCCCGCCTGATGTGCAGCCGCGAGGACGAGCCGACGGGCATGACGTCCGAGGAGCTGGATGGGGTGGTCGCCCAGACGCGGCAGTGGGCCGAACGCGGCGACGTGTTCGCCTACTTCATCGCCGGGGCCAAGGTGCGTAACCCGGCGGCGGCGATGGCGTTGATAGGGAAGCTGGAGGGCTGA
- a CDS encoding DUF1295 domain-containing protein yields MARSAGGGDLADLVSSPSVAATRRHLPRRGEDPVPIFARIHRSLPPEPSMSLLSILAVNAAVSAVAFLALWAVSLRTKDVSFIDAWWGPSMALLAWSTLLQGQHTPHGLLLTGLCTLWAARLGLYLLWRWRKHGADRRYVAIFAHYEKTKRWNFATTSLIIVFGLQAVLSYFVALPVQLGQGSGVLGGLAYAGAALTIVGILFETIGDAQLTAFKANPDNAGKVMDKGLWRYTRHPNYFGDACVWWGLYLIAAETGLGALALPGPLLMTFLLTKWSGVPTTEGKMRKSKPGYEEYVARTSGFVPWFPKKV; encoded by the coding sequence GTGGCGCGAAGCGCCGGAGGGGGAGATCTTGCTGATCTTGTCTCTTCCCCCTCCGTCGCCGCTACGCGTCGACACCTCCCCCGTCGGGGGGAGGATCCAGTACCGATCTTCGCCCGTATCCACCGCAGTCTTCCGCCAGAGCCCTCCATGTCCCTGCTGAGCATCCTCGCCGTCAACGCCGCCGTCTCGGCGGTCGCATTCCTCGCCCTTTGGGCCGTCAGTCTACGGACGAAGGACGTCAGCTTCATCGACGCCTGGTGGGGTCCCAGCATGGCCTTGCTGGCCTGGAGCACCCTGCTGCAGGGGCAGCACACCCCGCATGGCCTGCTGCTGACGGGCCTCTGCACCCTGTGGGCGGCACGGCTGGGGCTCTATCTGTTGTGGCGCTGGCGCAAGCACGGCGCGGATCGCCGCTATGTCGCGATCTTCGCCCATTATGAGAAGACCAAGCGCTGGAACTTCGCCACGACGTCTCTGATCATCGTGTTCGGCCTGCAGGCGGTGCTGAGCTACTTCGTCGCCCTGCCGGTGCAGCTGGGGCAGGGGTCGGGCGTGCTGGGCGGTCTGGCCTATGCCGGCGCGGCCCTGACGATCGTCGGCATCCTGTTCGAGACCATCGGCGACGCTCAGCTGACCGCCTTCAAGGCCAATCCCGACAACGCCGGCAAGGTCATGGACAAGGGCCTGTGGCGCTATACCCGCCACCCCAACTATTTCGGCGACGCCTGCGTCTGGTGGGGTCTCTACCTGATCGCCGCCGAGACGGGCCTGGGCGCCTTGGCCCTGCCGGGTCCGCTGTTGATGACCTTCCTGCTGACCAAGTGGAGCGGCGTGCCGACCACGGAAGGCAAGATGCGCAAGAGCAAGCCGGGGTATGAAGAGTATGTCGCGCGGACGAGTGGGTTCGTGCCGTGGTTTCCGAAGAAGGTTTGA
- a CDS encoding acetyl-CoA acetyltransferase produces the protein MVYVLGGWQSDFAANWSREGRELADAFAEAVGEGLAAVDLDPEDVDTGHVGNFAAELFAGQGHLGGMFGLVHPAFDGLPTARHEAACASGSIAILAAAAEIEAGRYDLACVVGVEQMRNVPGQKAAENLGSAAWVGHEFQDARFLWPRAFSDLADEYDRRYGLKYEHLMGIAEVNFANGKRNPNAQTRGWNFGPDAFTADEVANPVVEGRTRKQDCGQVTDGSAVVFLASEKRAQAYADKRGIALTSIPRIKGWGHRSAPLSYARKIEASRDQDYIFPQVRRAILDARARAGIAPDVSGLDAVETHDCFTATEYMAIDHLGLTAPGESWKAVENGDIAIGGKLPINPSGGLIGTGHPVGATGVRMVLDAWKQTTGQAGDYQVEGAKTVQTLNIGGSTTTTVSFVVGT, from the coding sequence ATGGTCTATGTGCTGGGCGGTTGGCAGAGCGATTTCGCCGCCAACTGGAGCCGCGAGGGCCGCGAGCTGGCCGACGCCTTCGCCGAAGCGGTGGGCGAGGGCCTGGCCGCCGTGGACCTTGATCCCGAGGACGTCGACACCGGCCATGTCGGCAACTTCGCCGCCGAGCTGTTCGCCGGCCAGGGGCACCTGGGCGGCATGTTCGGTCTGGTGCATCCGGCGTTCGACGGCCTGCCGACCGCGCGCCACGAGGCGGCCTGCGCCTCGGGCAGCATCGCCATCCTCGCGGCGGCCGCCGAGATCGAGGCCGGGCGCTATGATCTGGCCTGCGTGGTCGGCGTCGAGCAGATGCGCAACGTCCCTGGCCAGAAAGCGGCCGAGAACCTGGGCAGCGCGGCCTGGGTCGGACACGAGTTCCAGGACGCCCGCTTCCTATGGCCGCGCGCCTTCTCCGACCTCGCCGACGAGTATGACCGCCGCTATGGGCTGAAGTACGAACACCTGATGGGCATCGCCGAGGTCAATTTCGCCAACGGCAAGCGCAATCCCAACGCCCAGACCCGCGGCTGGAACTTCGGGCCCGACGCTTTCACCGCCGACGAGGTCGCCAATCCGGTCGTCGAGGGCCGCACGCGCAAACAGGACTGCGGTCAGGTCACCGACGGCTCGGCCGTCGTTTTCCTGGCCTCGGAAAAGCGCGCCCAGGCCTATGCCGACAAGCGCGGGATCGCGCTCACCAGCATTCCCCGCATCAAGGGCTGGGGCCATCGCTCGGCGCCGCTCAGCTATGCGCGGAAGATCGAAGCCAGCCGCGACCAGGACTACATCTTCCCGCAGGTGCGCCGCGCCATTCTCGACGCCCGCGCCCGGGCCGGGATCGCGCCCGACGTCTCGGGCCTCGACGCGGTCGAGACCCACGACTGCTTCACCGCCACCGAATACATGGCCATCGACCACCTGGGCCTTACGGCGCCCGGCGAGAGCTGGAAGGCCGTCGAGAACGGCGACATCGCCATCGGCGGCAAGCTGCCGATCAACCCTTCGGGCGGCCTGATCGGCACGGGCCATCCGGTCGGCGCCACCGGCGTGCGCATGGTGCTGGACGCCTGGAAACAGACCACCGGCCAGGCCGGCGACTATCAGGTCGAGGGGGCCAAGACGGTCCAGACCCTGAACATCGGGGGATCGACCACCACGACCGTGAGTTTTGTCGTGGGGACGTAG
- a CDS encoding winged helix-turn-helix transcriptional regulator — translation MVPPTAPDTARTALVRRSSAARALNLIGDRWTLLVLYAAFMGVTRFDGFVEMTGVARSLLTDRLKRLETGGVLERRLYQERPPRSEYRLTPMGRDLYDSALMLLGWEMRWRFDPTCPSHQIVHTTCGQPLKPILCCAACGEAMKVRDITLSPGPGAGLEPAPRARHSRRASHDDVGGQALHPMLERGIEVLGDRWTAHVVAGAFYGLRRFKDFQDELKVASNILTDRLERLVARRMLEKVRYQEKPERWEYRLTQEGRDLFPLIAALMAWGDRWLSGNEGPPEILTHLCGARLEPVVRCGACDGAVDTSNTRLESSS, via the coding sequence ATGGTCCCGCCGACGGCTCCAGACACTGCCCGGACGGCGCTGGTACGCCGCAGTTCAGCCGCCCGCGCGCTGAACCTGATCGGCGATCGCTGGACCCTTCTGGTGCTCTACGCCGCCTTCATGGGCGTCACCCGCTTCGACGGCTTCGTCGAGATGACCGGCGTGGCCCGCTCTCTGCTGACCGATCGTCTCAAGCGCCTGGAGACCGGCGGCGTGCTGGAGCGACGGCTCTATCAAGAGCGCCCGCCCCGCTCTGAATACCGCCTGACGCCCATGGGCCGGGATCTCTATGACTCAGCGCTGATGCTGCTGGGCTGGGAGATGCGCTGGCGCTTTGATCCAACCTGCCCTTCGCACCAGATCGTCCACACGACCTGCGGTCAGCCGCTGAAGCCGATCCTGTGCTGCGCAGCGTGCGGCGAGGCGATGAAGGTCCGCGACATCACCCTGTCGCCCGGTCCGGGCGCGGGCCTCGAGCCCGCCCCGCGCGCCCGGCACTCGCGCCGCGCCAGCCACGACGACGTCGGCGGTCAGGCGCTGCATCCGATGCTGGAACGCGGCATCGAGGTGCTGGGCGACCGCTGGACCGCCCACGTCGTCGCCGGCGCCTTCTATGGCCTGCGCCGCTTCAAGGATTTCCAGGACGAACTGAAGGTCGCCAGCAACATCCTGACCGATCGCCTGGAGCGGTTGGTGGCGCGCCGCATGCTGGAGAAGGTCCGCTACCAGGAAAAGCCGGAACGCTGGGAGTATCGGCTCACCCAGGAAGGGCGCGACCTCTTCCCGCTGATTGCGGCGCTGATGGCCTGGGGTGATCGCTGGCTGTCAGGAAACGAGGGACCTCCGGAAATCCTGACACACCTTTGCGGCGCGCGGCTGGAGCCGGTGGTGCGATGCGGGGCATGCGATGGCGCGGTGGATACCAGCAATACCCGGCTCGAATCCTCCTCCTAG
- a CDS encoding dipeptide epimerase, protein MSIAASVRPVSHPLKAPFRISRGVKTAAEVVEVVARVDGHVGRGESVPYARYGETVESVLAQLAPALAAEDVEAACAALPPGAARNALDLALWDLRAGRTGVSVAEATGLAIPSDLVTAVTVSLDTPEAMGAAARAVADAPLIKIKLSAEDPAARLRAVAAAAPQSRFIVDPNEGWTFDILDDLKPLLADLPIALVEQPLPAGEDQALEGWDPPFTVCADESVHVGGDLAALRGRYAAVNLKLDKTGGLTEAVAMLKAARALGFQVMTGCMVASSLGVAPALHLGGASDFADLDGPWWLAVDHPGGLRVERGRITPPAPGFWGDGAEAEGLWL, encoded by the coding sequence ATGTCGATCGCCGCTTCCGTCCGCCCGGTCTCGCATCCGCTGAAGGCCCCGTTCCGCATCTCGCGCGGGGTGAAGACCGCCGCCGAGGTGGTCGAGGTGGTCGCGCGGGTCGATGGCCATGTCGGGCGCGGCGAGAGCGTGCCCTACGCCCGCTACGGCGAGACCGTGGAGAGCGTGCTGGCCCAGCTGGCGCCGGCGCTCGCGGCCGAGGACGTCGAAGCCGCCTGCGCCGCCTTGCCGCCGGGCGCGGCCCGCAATGCGCTCGACCTAGCGCTTTGGGACCTGCGCGCCGGGCGCACGGGGGTTAGCGTCGCAGAGGCGACGGGCCTTGCCATCCCCAGCGACCTCGTCACCGCCGTCACCGTCAGCCTCGACACCCCCGAGGCCATGGGCGCCGCCGCCCGCGCGGTCGCCGATGCGCCGCTGATCAAGATCAAGCTGTCGGCCGAGGACCCCGCCGCCCGCCTGCGCGCCGTGGCCGCTGCGGCGCCGCAGTCCCGCTTCATCGTCGACCCCAACGAAGGCTGGACCTTCGACATTCTCGACGACCTGAAGCCTCTGCTGGCCGACCTGCCGATCGCCCTCGTCGAACAACCACTCCCCGCCGGCGAGGACCAGGCGCTGGAGGGTTGGGATCCGCCGTTCACGGTCTGCGCCGATGAGAGCGTCCATGTCGGCGGCGACCTGGCCGCTCTGCGCGGCCGCTATGCGGCGGTGAACCTCAAGCTCGACAAGACCGGCGGCCTGACCGAGGCGGTGGCCATGCTGAAGGCGGCCCGCGCCCTGGGCTTCCAGGTGATGACCGGCTGCATGGTGGCCTCGTCTCTGGGCGTCGCGCCGGCGCTGCACCTGGGCGGAGCCAGCGATTTCGCGGACCTGGACGGGCCCTGGTGGCTGGCGGTCGATCACCCCGGCGGCCTGCGGGTCGAGCGCGGGCGGATCACGCCGCCGGCGCCGGGGTTTTGGGGGGATGGGGCAGAGGCCGAAGGACTCTGGCTGTAA
- the didA gene encoding DNA damage-induced SOS-independent cell division inhibitor A, producing the protein MTDFAMTQPFAAPRRSVRFVRPGRPGGVWGAVHYAGVLLVWLVLFVVDRPLALKVMAERRADSPIPRHWGW; encoded by the coding sequence ATGACCGACTTCGCCATGACCCAGCCGTTCGCCGCGCCGCGCCGGTCCGTCCGTTTCGTGCGTCCGGGCCGCCCAGGCGGTGTGTGGGGCGCCGTCCATTACGCCGGCGTGCTGCTGGTCTGGCTGGTCCTGTTCGTCGTTGATCGTCCGCTGGCCTTGAAGGTGATGGCCGAGCGCCGCGCCGACTCGCCGATCCCGCGCCACTGGGGCTGGTAG
- a CDS encoding polyhydroxyalkanoic acid system family protein: protein MAKTVSINIPHQLGAAEAKRRLEEGLSQLAGQIPGGDASRFSQSWAGDVLNFSAVAMGQTITGVVQVLDDHARLDLSLPGLLGMAAGKIKDELSWRGQLLLK, encoded by the coding sequence ATGGCCAAGACCGTCAGCATCAACATTCCCCACCAGCTGGGCGCGGCCGAGGCCAAACGGCGCCTGGAAGAGGGCCTGTCGCAACTGGCCGGCCAAATCCCCGGCGGCGACGCCTCGCGCTTTTCCCAGAGCTGGGCGGGCGATGTGCTGAACTTCTCGGCCGTGGCCATGGGCCAAACGATCACCGGCGTGGTGCAGGTGCTGGACGACCATGCGCGCCTGGACCTCTCCCTGCCCGGCCTGCTGGGCATGGCCGCCGGCAAGATCAAGGACGAGCTGAGCTGGCGCGGGCAACTCCTGCTGAAGTAA
- a CDS encoding DUF983 domain-containing protein, which yields MADASYPNAPTPIRAGLKCCCPRCGEGQLFRGFLKLAPACDRCGLDYGFADPADGPAFFVMSGVGILVTAVFAWVEVVHRPPMWVHLVTVFPAFLLGCLATLRPVKSWLVAAQYINKAEEGRFESLGRHDFDSRRL from the coding sequence ATGGCCGACGCCAGCTATCCCAACGCTCCCACCCCGATCCGGGCCGGCCTGAAGTGCTGCTGCCCGCGCTGCGGCGAGGGCCAGCTGTTCCGGGGCTTCCTGAAGCTGGCGCCCGCCTGCGACCGCTGCGGCCTGGACTACGGCTTCGCCGATCCAGCCGACGGCCCGGCCTTCTTTGTCATGAGCGGTGTGGGCATCCTGGTCACCGCCGTCTTCGCCTGGGTCGAGGTTGTCCATCGCCCGCCCATGTGGGTGCATCTGGTCACGGTGTTCCCGGCCTTCCTGCTGGGGTGCCTGGCGACCCTGCGCCCGGTGAAGAGCTGGCTGGTCGCCGCGCAGTACATCAACAAGGCCGAGGAAGGCCGCTTCGAGAGCCTGGGCCGCCACGACTTCGACTCGCGGCGGCTTTAG
- a CDS encoding PLP-dependent aminotransferase family protein has protein sequence MKSPSYNRAIDPYTSHLMYGYAVMPATKGSPNPAAAWLRRVEAFDGPAYRRIALALEAAVAEGELQAGDQIPAQREIARLVGVDFTTVTRAYGLARERGLVEGTTGRGTFIRSRTDDDETGLVDLSMNLPPQPEGLSLAGLLRETTGAILARTDPATLMAYHPGAGSLAQRTAGAAWLAPTLGAVDPARVVVTGGAQTALTALIDHLTRPGDTILVEALAYPGLLATARRRGLTLISCHMDEEGLEPEALARLLTTQGPRLICCTPTFQNPTAATMGPARRAAIVEQARAAGVPIVEDDAYGLLPAAPLPALAALWPEGVFHVATTAKTLSPGLRLAYVVTPPGRAEGVAATLHAIAQMPAPLMAAVVTAWIREGVAAKLLAGVRVEAAARRTLAAELLPSAVGGAESLHVWLPGAVATPTARERGLALVGAETFRAPGAVGEGLRISLGAAGKRTALARGLRELAALSRS, from the coding sequence ATGAAAAGCCCTTCCTACAATCGCGCGATTGATCCATACACTTCACATCTAATGTATGGATATGCCGTCATGCCCGCAACTAAGGGATCGCCGAATCCGGCCGCCGCTTGGCTGCGGCGCGTGGAGGCGTTCGATGGCCCGGCCTATCGCCGGATCGCCCTGGCGCTGGAGGCGGCGGTGGCCGAGGGCGAGCTGCAGGCCGGCGACCAGATCCCCGCCCAGCGCGAGATCGCCCGGTTGGTGGGCGTTGACTTCACCACGGTGACCCGCGCCTACGGCCTGGCCCGCGAGCGCGGCCTGGTCGAGGGGACGACCGGGCGCGGCACATTCATCCGCTCACGGACGGATGACGATGAGACGGGTCTCGTCGACCTTTCGATGAACCTGCCGCCGCAGCCCGAGGGCTTGAGTCTGGCGGGCCTCTTGCGGGAGACGACCGGCGCGATCCTGGCGCGCACCGACCCAGCGACCTTGATGGCCTATCATCCCGGCGCGGGCTCGCTGGCCCAGCGGACGGCAGGCGCGGCGTGGCTGGCGCCGACCCTGGGCGCGGTCGATCCGGCGCGTGTGGTGGTCACGGGCGGCGCGCAGACCGCCCTGACCGCCCTGATCGATCACCTGACGAGGCCGGGCGATACGATCCTGGTCGAGGCCTTGGCCTATCCGGGCCTGCTGGCGACAGCGCGGCGGCGAGGACTGACCCTCATCTCCTGCCACATGGACGAAGAGGGCCTGGAGCCGGAAGCGTTGGCGCGTCTGCTGACCACGCAGGGTCCGCGCCTGATCTGCTGCACCCCGACCTTCCAGAACCCTACGGCCGCCACCATGGGCCCGGCCCGCCGCGCCGCGATTGTCGAACAGGCGCGCGCCGCTGGCGTCCCCATTGTCGAGGACGACGCCTACGGCCTCTTGCCCGCCGCGCCCCTGCCCGCTTTGGCGGCGCTGTGGCCCGAGGGGGTGTTCCATGTGGCGACCACCGCCAAGACGCTCTCGCCAGGCCTCCGGCTGGCCTATGTGGTGACGCCGCCGGGGCGGGCCGAGGGCGTGGCGGCGACGCTGCACGCCATCGCCCAGATGCCCGCACCGTTGATGGCGGCCGTCGTCACCGCCTGGATCCGCGAGGGCGTGGCGGCCAAGCTGCTGGCGGGGGTGCGCGTCGAGGCCGCGGCGCGCCGGACGCTGGCGGCGGAGCTTCTGCCAAGTGCGGTCGGCGGCGCCGAAAGCCTGCACGTCTGGCTGCCAGGCGCGGTGGCGACCCCGACAGCGCGCGAGCGCGGCCTGGCCCTGGTCGGGGCCGAGACCTTCAGGGCGCCCGGCGCCGTCGGCGAGGGCCTGCGGATCTCGCTGGGCGCGGCGGGCAAGCGAACCGCGCTGGCGCGAGGGCTCCGTGAGCTGGCCGCGCTGAGCCGTTCTTAA
- a CDS encoding TetR/AcrR family transcriptional regulator, producing MKSPKTRSPRKPKGHGGERREEILDAALTLFSQKGVQAVSTRQIAEIAGISQPALYAYFATKDDIAAELCVRAFAILGERMEEARVDYTPTAENFERCLRVYIDFGLDHPDAYRVAFMLEKSVDGSFLEKTGGRPMIAGKEVFAVFAQMVVEFHARGETVSDDPEAAAQSLWAGLHGLVSLLIARPEFPWVDREQLIATHVAMLRKGALK from the coding sequence ATGAAGTCACCCAAGACCCGTTCGCCCCGAAAGCCCAAGGGCCATGGGGGTGAGCGTCGCGAGGAAATCCTCGACGCCGCCCTGACCCTGTTCAGCCAGAAGGGCGTGCAGGCGGTCTCGACCCGGCAGATCGCCGAGATCGCGGGAATCTCGCAACCCGCGCTCTACGCCTATTTCGCCACCAAGGACGACATCGCCGCCGAGCTCTGCGTGCGGGCCTTCGCCATCCTGGGTGAGCGCATGGAAGAGGCGCGCGTCGACTACACGCCCACCGCCGAGAATTTCGAGCGTTGTCTGCGGGTCTATATCGACTTTGGCCTGGATCACCCCGACGCCTATCGCGTGGCCTTCATGCTGGAAAAGAGCGTCGACGGTTCGTTCCTGGAGAAGACCGGCGGGCGTCCGATGATCGCCGGCAAGGAGGTCTTCGCGGTCTTCGCCCAGATGGTGGTGGAGTTCCACGCGCGCGGCGAGACCGTCTCCGACGACCCCGAAGCCGCCGCCCAGTCGCTCTGGGCGGGCCTGCACGGCCTGGTGTCGCTGCTGATCGCGCGCCCGGAGTTTCCCTGGGTGGATCGCGAGCAACTGATCGCCACCCACGTGGCGATGCTGCGCAAAGGCGCGTTGAAGTAA
- a CDS encoding efflux RND transporter periplasmic adaptor subunit, whose amino-acid sequence MEQLMWRTPLPPLAALLLAATLSACGGKTEPDAPAPPTPVEAARVAAPDAAGSVTGAGALERRREMALSFRIPGVLTTMKVEAGDSVRAGQLIAAIDPAGVDARQQQTQADLERVRRDLERDKVLFEKGYVSRQRIDDRTSTLKSAQAAYDAARFDRRWANLVSPVSGVVLERRAQAGEVVGAGQMVARVADLTSPLVLRLPLAARDAARIRVGDPATVKVDEIGETALNGRVTRVGEAADTRTGAILVEIELSAPPSTLRSGQVAHATLNVRAAPGVTTTYARIPAEAVLEANGQRAFVFRVDGGKARRTAVGFGGFDGDHALVSGLPNGAQVITAGAGFVSDGEAVAVVDPTQLGR is encoded by the coding sequence TTGGAACAGCTTATGTGGCGGACCCCGCTCCCTCCCCTGGCGGCCCTCCTCCTGGCGGCGACGTTGAGCGCCTGTGGCGGCAAGACCGAACCCGATGCGCCGGCCCCGCCGACGCCGGTCGAGGCCGCTCGCGTCGCCGCCCCTGACGCCGCCGGCTCGGTGACCGGCGCGGGCGCGCTGGAACGCCGCCGCGAGATGGCGCTGTCGTTCCGGATTCCCGGCGTATTGACCACGATGAAGGTCGAGGCTGGCGACAGCGTCCGGGCGGGACAGCTGATCGCCGCCATCGACCCCGCCGGCGTCGACGCGCGCCAGCAGCAGACCCAGGCCGACCTTGAGCGCGTGCGCCGCGACCTCGAACGCGACAAGGTGCTGTTCGAAAAGGGCTATGTCAGCCGCCAGCGTATCGATGACCGGACAAGCACGCTGAAGTCGGCCCAGGCCGCCTATGACGCCGCCCGCTTCGACAGACGCTGGGCCAATCTGGTTTCGCCGGTCTCCGGCGTCGTGCTGGAGCGCCGCGCCCAGGCGGGCGAGGTGGTTGGCGCGGGCCAGATGGTGGCGCGGGTCGCCGACCTGACCAGCCCGCTCGTCCTGCGCCTGCCGCTGGCCGCGCGCGATGCGGCCCGCATCCGGGTCGGCGATCCCGCCACGGTCAAGGTCGATGAGATCGGCGAGACCGCCCTGAACGGACGCGTGACCCGGGTCGGCGAAGCGGCCGACACCCGCACGGGCGCGATCCTGGTCGAGATCGAGCTTTCCGCGCCACCCTCGACCTTGCGCAGCGGTCAGGTCGCCCACGCTACGCTCAATGTCCGCGCCGCCCCCGGCGTCACCACCACCTACGCCCGCATCCCCGCCGAAGCGGTGCTGGAGGCCAATGGCCAGCGCGCCTTCGTCTTCCGCGTCGACGGCGGCAAGGCGCGGCGCACAGCCGTCGGCTTTGGCGGCTTCGACGGCGACCACGCCCTGGTCTCGGGTCTGCCGAACGGCGCTCAGGTCATCACCGCCGGCGCGGGCTTCGTCTCAGACGGCGAGGCGGTGGCCGTGGTCGATCCCACCCAGCTGGGACGCTAG